One window of Microbacterium sp. 1S1 genomic DNA carries:
- a CDS encoding phosphatase PAP2 family protein, with product MNRRMLLWWGVACLFLATALGALVVFVYPQTPGLDQWWNDTIGAIRADWMLSFALALNWIGGGWVAILAVPLGTILVLLLLRRWRGALFAAFCFLVSAGAVQLLKNIFGRARPHDMLVVSDYGSFPSGHTANAATIALVLWVLFPRVWMAIVGAAWIVLMALSRTFLSVHWATDTLGGALVGAGVVLVLGAWLVPWIRRDVEPAAHADRLSAP from the coding sequence ATGAATCGACGGATGCTGCTGTGGTGGGGCGTCGCCTGCCTGTTCCTGGCCACCGCCCTCGGCGCGCTCGTCGTCTTCGTGTATCCGCAGACACCGGGCCTCGACCAGTGGTGGAACGACACGATCGGCGCGATCCGCGCGGACTGGATGCTGAGCTTCGCGCTCGCGCTGAACTGGATCGGCGGAGGGTGGGTGGCCATCCTCGCCGTCCCGCTGGGGACCATCCTGGTCCTGCTGCTCCTGCGGCGATGGCGAGGTGCCCTCTTCGCCGCCTTCTGCTTCCTCGTCAGCGCGGGTGCCGTGCAACTCCTGAAGAACATCTTCGGTCGCGCTCGTCCCCACGACATGCTCGTCGTGAGCGACTACGGCTCCTTCCCGTCCGGTCACACCGCGAACGCCGCGACCATCGCGCTCGTGCTCTGGGTCCTGTTCCCCCGAGTGTGGATGGCGATCGTGGGGGCCGCATGGATCGTGCTCATGGCGCTGTCGCGCACGTTCCTGTCGGTGCACTGGGCGACGGACACGCTCGGCGGCGCCCTCGTCGGCGCCGGCGTCGTCCTCGTGCTCGGCGCCTGGCTCGTGCCGTGGATCCGTCGCGACGTCGAGCCGGCCGCACACGCCGATAGGCTGAGCGCACCCTGA
- a CDS encoding ABC transporter substrate-binding protein: MALSQRYRLLAPIALVGVASLALAGCAEGGSGDGGSGETKDTVRISGGITGVEADDLNASFEQFTKDTGIKVEYTGDKGFEGNIVTKVTGGDAPDIAIVPQPGLLKTLVDTGKVMPAPEAVEKAVDENWSEDWKKYGTFDDTFYAAPMLANLKGYVWYSPKQFAEWGVEVPETWDDMIALTDTIVEKTGGPAWCAGFASEAASGWPGTDWIEDLVLRQSGPDVYDDWVAGDVKFTDPEIKQAFDAVGEILLNPEYVNAGYGDVKSINSTAFGDVANAVAKGDCALTHQASFLSANFLDTETAEGNVPEVAPDGDVYAFIMPGETAGELQVEGGGEFVAAFSDDEATQQVLEFMASPEFADARVELGGVISANKNADPSLASSEFLQEAMTIMQDDATTFRFDASDLMPSTVGSGSFWKGMVDWIDGKDTETVLSDIQAGYEN, encoded by the coding sequence ATGGCTTTGTCACAGCGATACCGCCTGCTCGCCCCCATCGCACTCGTCGGCGTCGCATCTCTTGCGCTCGCGGGCTGCGCCGAGGGCGGAAGCGGCGACGGCGGCAGCGGGGAGACCAAGGACACGGTCCGGATCTCCGGCGGCATCACGGGCGTCGAGGCCGACGACCTCAACGCCTCCTTCGAGCAGTTCACGAAGGACACCGGCATCAAGGTCGAGTACACCGGCGACAAGGGCTTCGAGGGCAACATCGTCACCAAGGTGACGGGTGGAGACGCCCCCGACATCGCGATCGTGCCGCAGCCCGGTCTGCTCAAGACCCTCGTCGACACCGGCAAGGTCATGCCGGCGCCCGAGGCCGTGGAGAAGGCCGTCGACGAGAACTGGTCCGAGGACTGGAAGAAGTACGGCACGTTCGACGACACCTTCTACGCGGCGCCGATGCTCGCGAACCTCAAGGGCTACGTCTGGTACTCCCCGAAGCAGTTCGCCGAGTGGGGTGTCGAGGTTCCGGAGACCTGGGACGACATGATCGCGCTCACCGACACCATCGTCGAGAAGACCGGCGGTCCGGCCTGGTGCGCCGGCTTCGCCTCCGAGGCGGCCTCGGGCTGGCCGGGCACGGACTGGATCGAGGACCTCGTGCTGCGTCAGTCGGGCCCGGATGTCTACGACGACTGGGTGGCCGGCGACGTCAAGTTCACCGACCCCGAGATCAAGCAGGCCTTCGACGCCGTCGGCGAGATCCTGCTCAATCCGGAGTACGTGAACGCGGGCTACGGCGACGTCAAGAGCATCAACTCCACCGCCTTCGGCGACGTCGCCAACGCGGTGGCGAAGGGCGACTGCGCACTGACCCACCAGGCCTCGTTCCTGTCGGCGAACTTCCTCGACACCGAGACCGCGGAGGGCAACGTCCCTGAGGTCGCTCCGGACGGCGACGTCTACGCGTTCATCATGCCGGGTGAGACCGCGGGCGAGCTCCAGGTCGAGGGTGGCGGTGAGTTCGTCGCGGCCTTCTCCGACGACGAGGCCACCCAGCAGGTGCTCGAGTTCATGGCATCGCCGGAGTTCGCCGACGCGCGTGTCGAGCTGGGCGGCGTGATCTCCGCCAACAAGAACGCCGACCCGAGCCTCGCCTCGAGCGAGTTCCTCCAGGAGGCGATGACCATCATGCAGGACGACGCGACGACCTTCCGGTTCGACGCCTCCGACCTGATGCCGTCCACGGTCGGCTCGGGGTCGTTCTGGAAGGGGATGGTCGACTGGATCGACGGCAAGGACACCGAGACGGTGCTCTCCGACATCCAGGCCGGCTACGAGAACTGA
- a CDS encoding carbohydrate ABC transporter permease, which yields MSHATIEKPVEADAPPTTHGTDAKGRNVTRTVLAIGFVVVVALALLLAFTAPTEESSRITIGFSLNSFFLWLGGLNPLVQIPAVLLVFGVVVALILVLIEFAPRPGRGYFIMRLVACLVIPVLALLLLRPYANAVVYVVAIALLVGALLFFADFRARQGAGYLFQLVLFMAPASIMLLLGLIYPAISTIFKSFFDKTGDEFVGLENYIWVFTNPVGTSSVINTIIWALLAPVISVVIGLAYAVFIDRARGEKFLKVLVFMPVAISFVGAGIIWKFMYDARQGDQIGLLNAIVTAFGGDPVQWLAIKPILNTLMLLIVFIWTQTGFAMVILSAAIKAVPVEQMEAAELDGTNAWQRFRNVTVPGIRSSLIVVLTTITIASLKVYDIVAVMTGGRDETSVLGFEMVNQQQRFQSYGHSSALAVVLFLFVLPLIVYNARSMAKQREIR from the coding sequence ATGTCGCACGCGACCATCGAGAAACCCGTCGAGGCTGACGCGCCACCGACGACGCACGGCACCGATGCGAAGGGGAGGAACGTCACCCGCACGGTCCTCGCGATCGGCTTCGTGGTCGTCGTCGCCCTCGCGCTGCTCCTCGCGTTCACCGCGCCGACCGAGGAGTCCTCGCGGATCACCATCGGTTTCTCGCTCAACAGCTTCTTCCTGTGGCTCGGCGGTCTGAACCCGCTGGTGCAGATCCCGGCCGTGCTGCTCGTGTTCGGCGTGGTCGTGGCCCTCATCCTGGTGCTGATCGAGTTCGCGCCCCGCCCCGGCCGCGGCTACTTCATCATGCGGCTGGTCGCGTGCCTGGTGATCCCGGTGCTCGCCCTGCTGCTGCTGCGCCCCTACGCCAACGCCGTCGTGTACGTCGTGGCCATCGCGCTGCTCGTCGGCGCGCTCCTCTTCTTCGCCGACTTCCGCGCCCGCCAGGGCGCCGGCTACCTGTTCCAGCTCGTGCTGTTCATGGCCCCGGCGTCGATCATGCTGCTGCTGGGGCTGATCTACCCCGCGATCTCGACGATCTTCAAGTCCTTCTTCGACAAGACCGGCGACGAGTTCGTCGGACTCGAGAACTACATCTGGGTCTTCACCAACCCGGTCGGCACCTCGTCGGTGATCAACACGATCATCTGGGCGCTGCTGGCTCCGGTGATCTCGGTGGTCATCGGCCTCGCCTACGCCGTGTTCATCGACCGGGCGCGCGGCGAGAAGTTCCTCAAGGTGCTCGTGTTCATGCCGGTGGCGATCTCGTTCGTCGGCGCGGGCATCATCTGGAAGTTCATGTACGACGCCCGCCAGGGCGATCAGATCGGCCTCCTCAACGCCATCGTCACCGCGTTCGGCGGCGATCCGGTGCAGTGGCTGGCGATCAAGCCGATCCTCAACACCCTCATGCTGCTCATCGTCTTCATCTGGACCCAGACGGGATTCGCGATGGTGATCCTCTCGGCCGCGATCAAGGCGGTCCCGGTGGAGCAGATGGAGGCGGCCGAGCTCGACGGGACGAACGCCTGGCAGCGGTTCCGCAACGTGACGGTGCCCGGCATCCGGTCGTCGCTGATCGTGGTGCTCACGACCATCACGATCGCGTCGCTCAAGGTGTACGACATCGTCGCCGTGATGACCGGTGGCCGGGATGAGACCAGCGTCCTCGGCTTCGAGATGGTCAACCAGCAGCAGCGGTTCCAGAGCTACGGGCACTCGTCGGCGCTCGCCGTCGTGCTGTTCCTGTTCGTGTTGCCGCTGATCGTCTACAACGCCCGATCGATGGCCAAGCAGAGGGAGATCCGCTGA
- a CDS encoding LacI family DNA-binding transcriptional regulator: MSTIADVATRAGVSKATASRALSGRGYVSEETRQRVEEAAQSLAYVAHSSATSLATGRTGTVGLVMPPVDRWFFSELLAGVQEALLALDYDLSLYGVPERSGTRERLFESVLPGRRFDGIIAVGIQPSARELERLHRTGRPLVSVGPYSAGASAVSIDDAAAARIATEHLIELGHTDIAFVGGATDDTDLSYGDARRLAGYREALHAAGLTPRARVAGAAPTMPGGYAAAAGLLGDRRHRPTAIVGVCDEAAIGAVIAARRLGIAVPTELSVVGIDDHEHAEMFALTTIGQSPREQGKEAVRLLTRRMNEPDAPVERIEAGSALVVRSSTAAPR; this comes from the coding sequence ATGAGCACGATCGCCGACGTCGCGACGCGCGCCGGTGTGTCCAAGGCCACCGCCAGCCGCGCCCTCAGCGGTCGCGGCTACGTCTCGGAGGAGACCAGGCAGCGCGTGGAGGAGGCGGCACAGTCCCTCGCGTACGTCGCTCACTCCTCCGCCACGAGCCTCGCCACGGGGCGCACGGGCACCGTCGGGCTGGTGATGCCCCCGGTCGACCGCTGGTTCTTCTCGGAGCTGCTCGCCGGGGTGCAGGAGGCGCTGCTCGCCCTCGACTACGACCTGTCGCTCTACGGTGTCCCCGAGCGCTCCGGCACCAGGGAGCGATTATTCGAGAGCGTGCTGCCGGGCCGGAGGTTCGACGGCATCATCGCCGTCGGCATCCAGCCCAGCGCCCGTGAGCTGGAGCGGCTGCACCGCACAGGGCGCCCGCTCGTGAGCGTAGGCCCCTACAGCGCCGGGGCGAGCGCCGTGTCGATCGACGACGCCGCCGCGGCGCGGATCGCGACCGAGCATCTGATCGAGCTCGGCCACACCGACATCGCCTTCGTGGGCGGCGCCACCGACGACACCGATCTCAGCTACGGCGATGCCCGCCGCCTCGCCGGCTATCGCGAGGCGCTGCACGCGGCGGGGCTGACCCCACGGGCGCGGGTCGCGGGCGCGGCGCCGACCATGCCCGGTGGCTACGCCGCGGCGGCGGGGCTCCTCGGCGACCGGCGGCACCGTCCGACCGCGATCGTCGGCGTCTGCGACGAGGCCGCCATCGGTGCCGTGATCGCGGCCCGCCGCCTGGGCATCGCGGTGCCGACCGAGCTCAGCGTCGTCGGCATCGACGACCATGAGCACGCGGAGATGTTCGCCCTCACCACCATCGGGCAGTCGCCGCGGGAGCAGGGCAAGGAAGCCGTGCGCCTGCTGACGCGCCGGATGAACGAGCCGGACGCCCCGGTCGAGCGCATCGAGGCCGGATCGGCGCTCGTCGTGCGCAGTTCGACCGCGGCGCCACGCTGA
- a CDS encoding cystathionine gamma-synthase, which yields MSDHDHAFATRAIHAGQAPDPTTGAIIPPIYQSSTHVQDGIGGFRDGYEYNRAGNPTRSSLETQLAALEGGVAALSFASGLAAEDGLLRGLLAPGDHVLLGNDVYGGTYRLLTKVLAPWGIDTTTVELSDVDVIRAAIRPETRIVWLETPSNPLLKVIDIALIAEIAHAAGALVVVDNTFASPALQQPLALGADVVVHSTTKYLGGHSDVLGGAVVFRDDRFVEAVKFQQFAVGAVSAPLDAWLTTRGIKTLAVRMRQHSENAQAIAEWAQARPEFAQVFYPGLSSHAGHAVAARQMSGFGGMLSLGLAAGGEAARAFAESTSLFQLAESLGGVESLIGYPPEMTHASVRGTELAVPENVVRLSVGIEDVADLIADLEQGLARIGR from the coding sequence ATGTCCGACCACGATCACGCCTTCGCCACCCGCGCCATCCACGCCGGACAGGCGCCCGACCCGACCACCGGGGCGATCATCCCGCCGATCTACCAGTCCTCGACGCACGTGCAGGACGGCATCGGCGGGTTCCGCGACGGCTACGAGTACAATCGCGCCGGCAACCCGACGCGCTCCTCGCTGGAGACGCAGCTCGCCGCGCTGGAGGGCGGGGTCGCAGCGCTCTCGTTCGCGTCGGGTCTCGCGGCGGAGGACGGGTTGCTGCGCGGTCTCCTCGCGCCCGGCGATCACGTGCTGCTCGGCAACGACGTCTACGGCGGCACCTACCGGCTGCTCACGAAGGTGCTCGCGCCCTGGGGGATCGACACGACCACCGTCGAGCTGTCCGACGTCGACGTGATCCGGGCTGCCATCCGTCCCGAGACTCGCATCGTGTGGTTGGAGACGCCGAGCAACCCGCTGCTCAAGGTCATCGACATCGCGCTCATCGCCGAGATCGCTCACGCGGCGGGGGCCCTCGTCGTGGTGGACAACACGTTCGCCTCGCCGGCCCTGCAGCAGCCCCTGGCGCTCGGCGCCGACGTCGTCGTGCACTCGACGACCAAGTACCTCGGGGGACACTCCGACGTGCTCGGCGGCGCTGTCGTCTTCCGGGACGACCGCTTCGTCGAGGCCGTGAAGTTCCAGCAGTTCGCCGTGGGCGCGGTCTCTGCTCCGCTGGACGCCTGGCTGACGACCCGCGGCATCAAGACGCTCGCGGTGCGGATGCGCCAGCACTCCGAGAACGCACAGGCGATCGCCGAATGGGCGCAGGCGCGCCCCGAGTTCGCCCAGGTCTTCTATCCCGGTCTGTCGTCGCATGCCGGGCACGCGGTCGCCGCCCGGCAGATGAGCGGCTTCGGGGGGATGCTCTCGCTCGGCCTCGCCGCCGGCGGGGAGGCGGCGCGTGCCTTCGCCGAGAGCACGAGCCTCTTCCAGCTCGCCGAGTCGCTCGGCGGCGTGGAGTCGCTCATCGGGTACCCGCCCGAGATGACGCACGCGTCGGTCCGCGGCACCGAGCTCGCGGTTCCGGAGAACGTCGTGCGCCTCTCCGTCGGCATCGAGGACGTGGCCGACCTCATCGCGGACCTCGAGCAGGGGCTCGCCCGCATCGGCCGCTGA
- a CDS encoding GNAT family N-acetyltransferase: protein MSRIRPYRPTDRAAMFEICVKTADAGGDATGVLSDDELWGNLFAVPYVERHPDLAWVVEADDGRAIGYLVATDDTDAFSAWFRDEWWPALHARYPRSADPQTREEKLIEYGYTREPGVEPNATEYPAHLHIDLLPETQGQGLGRALIETLFATLRERDVPALHLGMDPANVGAAAFYERLGMTRLPSAPGGLTYGIRFDT from the coding sequence GTGTCGCGTATCCGCCCCTACCGCCCGACCGATCGCGCGGCGATGTTCGAGATCTGCGTGAAGACGGCGGACGCCGGGGGAGACGCCACCGGTGTGCTGTCGGATGACGAGCTCTGGGGCAACCTCTTCGCCGTGCCCTACGTCGAGCGGCACCCCGACCTCGCGTGGGTCGTGGAGGCAGACGACGGGCGCGCCATCGGCTACCTGGTCGCGACCGACGACACCGACGCGTTCTCCGCCTGGTTCCGCGACGAGTGGTGGCCCGCCCTGCATGCACGCTACCCCCGGTCGGCCGATCCTCAGACCCGCGAGGAGAAGCTGATCGAATACGGCTACACGCGGGAACCGGGTGTCGAGCCCAACGCCACGGAGTACCCCGCGCATCTGCACATCGACCTGTTGCCGGAGACCCAGGGGCAGGGGCTCGGCCGCGCCCTGATCGAGACGCTCTTCGCCACACTGCGCGAACGAGACGTCCCGGCGCTGCACCTGGGGATGGACCCCGCCAACGTCGGCGCTGCCGCCTTCTACGAGCGCCTCGGCATGACCCGGCTCCCCTCCGCGCCGGGCGGACTGACCTACGGGATACGCTTCGACACCTGA
- the mpaB gene encoding daptide biosynthesis RiPP recognition protein → MGSSATTARQDEGGTGEDPLLGPHALRAWITGGQGARGRVFLRETEVGAASVAAAADPEDVILEPAGSVPRPGAARVVVGYEGRLADLGDELFLGERGVELQDYIAASFVQIVGPTAVRFFDEGSWRAFLDDADLARATGVFAAAMLDPRVLLADRAALARPHREETPCAVRVDAGGGVHLGLQGEAIGHVDDLPAVLGRTVPLMSALGSVPGAADLVAELDARPWLSRYLDAADLRKMLRLPNGTARIAGFGWALLDDDLADAEPLPDDPFLLDTAEGFLLADVRTLRRHLLSPLTAAVVDAVQTSGTRALAAARVARACGVPDAHARRLCLDALAALRVHLGGPVEDASGEGAR, encoded by the coding sequence ATGGGGTCGAGTGCGACGACGGCACGGCAGGACGAGGGAGGGACGGGCGAAGACCCGCTCCTCGGGCCGCATGCCCTGCGGGCGTGGATCACCGGCGGGCAGGGGGCGCGCGGTCGCGTGTTCCTGCGCGAGACGGAGGTCGGGGCTGCATCCGTCGCTGCTGCAGCCGACCCTGAGGACGTGATCCTCGAGCCCGCAGGATCGGTGCCTCGGCCGGGGGCGGCGCGGGTCGTCGTCGGCTACGAGGGCAGGCTCGCCGACCTCGGCGACGAACTGTTCCTGGGTGAGCGCGGCGTCGAGCTTCAGGACTACATCGCGGCCTCGTTCGTCCAGATCGTCGGACCGACGGCGGTGCGGTTCTTCGACGAGGGCAGCTGGCGTGCCTTCCTGGACGACGCCGATCTCGCCCGCGCCACCGGAGTGTTCGCCGCCGCGATGCTCGACCCGCGGGTGCTGTTGGCGGACCGCGCCGCTCTCGCGCGGCCCCACCGGGAGGAGACTCCGTGCGCCGTCCGCGTCGACGCGGGCGGCGGCGTGCATCTCGGCCTGCAGGGGGAGGCGATCGGCCACGTGGACGACCTGCCGGCCGTCCTCGGACGAACCGTGCCCCTGATGTCGGCACTGGGCAGCGTGCCAGGCGCGGCGGACCTCGTCGCCGAGCTCGACGCCCGGCCGTGGCTCAGCCGGTACCTCGACGCGGCCGATCTCCGCAAGATGCTCCGCCTGCCGAACGGCACCGCCCGGATCGCGGGCTTCGGGTGGGCGCTCCTCGACGACGACCTCGCGGATGCCGAGCCCCTGCCCGACGATCCGTTCCTGCTCGACACTGCCGAGGGCTTCCTGCTTGCCGACGTCAGGACCCTCCGCCGGCATCTCCTGTCCCCGCTGACCGCCGCGGTGGTCGACGCGGTCCAGACCTCGGGCACGCGCGCGCTGGCGGCCGCGCGCGTGGCCCGCGCCTGTGGCGTGCCCGACGCCCACGCCCGGCGCCTGTGTCTGGACGCGCTCGCCGCGCTCCGCGTCCACCTCGGTGGTCCGGTCGAGGATGCCTCGGGGGAAGGCGCCCGATGA
- a CDS encoding carbohydrate ABC transporter permease, with protein MSATQATVVDNRTKRQVARDTRRNEAIAHKKLTSKGATIAAAVIALFWTIPTFGLFVTSFRPGADTQNSGWWTVFANPEFTFDNYVQAWNSGGTSTTLATAFVNSLAITIPATVFPIVMASLAAYAFAWIDFKGRNMLFIFVFALQIVPLQMALVPLLSLFSDGLTINDVPIFPGFGLNEVQYSFARVWIAHAIFALPLATFMLHNFISEIPGEIIEAARVDGAGHGQVFFRIILPLAAPAIASFAIFQFLWVWNDLLVATIFASPGALPITQALNSLSGTWGNKWFLQSAGTFISIIVPLIVFFALQRFFVRGLLAGATKG; from the coding sequence ATGAGTGCAACGCAGGCCACGGTCGTGGACAACCGCACCAAGCGCCAGGTGGCGCGGGACACGCGCCGCAACGAGGCGATCGCCCATAAGAAGCTGACCTCGAAGGGCGCGACGATCGCGGCCGCGGTCATCGCCCTCTTCTGGACCATTCCGACGTTCGGGCTGTTCGTCACCTCGTTCCGCCCGGGAGCGGACACGCAGAACAGCGGATGGTGGACGGTCTTCGCCAACCCTGAGTTCACGTTCGACAACTACGTGCAGGCATGGAACTCGGGTGGTACGTCGACGACCCTCGCGACCGCCTTCGTGAACTCGCTGGCGATCACGATCCCCGCGACCGTGTTCCCGATCGTCATGGCGTCGCTCGCCGCGTACGCGTTCGCATGGATCGACTTCAAGGGTCGGAACATGCTCTTCATCTTCGTGTTCGCGCTGCAGATCGTTCCGCTGCAGATGGCTCTCGTGCCGCTGCTGAGCCTGTTCTCGGACGGCCTGACGATCAACGACGTGCCGATCTTCCCCGGATTCGGGCTGAACGAGGTGCAGTACAGCTTCGCGCGGGTGTGGATCGCGCACGCGATCTTCGCGCTGCCGCTGGCGACGTTCATGCTCCACAACTTCATCTCCGAGATCCCCGGTGAGATCATCGAGGCGGCGCGCGTGGACGGCGCAGGACACGGCCAGGTGTTCTTCCGGATCATCCTGCCCCTGGCCGCTCCGGCGATCGCGTCCTTCGCGATCTTCCAGTTCCTCTGGGTATGGAACGACCTGCTGGTCGCGACGATCTTCGCCTCGCCCGGCGCCCTGCCGATCACGCAGGCGCTGAACTCGCTCTCCGGGACCTGGGGCAACAAGTGGTTCCTGCAGTCGGCGGGAACGTTCATCTCGATCATCGTCCCGCTGATCGTGTTCTTCGCCCTCCAGCGCTTCTTCGTGCGCGGCCTGCTGGCCGGCGCGACGAAGGGCTGA
- a CDS encoding cystathionine beta-synthase: MKYADSIVDLVGDTPLVKLQHVTEGIACTVLVKLEYLNPGGSAKDRIATRIIDAAEAAGQLKPGGTIVEPTSGNTGVGLALVAQQRGYHCVFVVPDKVGEDKIDVLRAYGAEVVVTPTSVPADSPESYYSVSDRLAREIPGAFKPNQYENPNGPRSHYETTGPEIWRDTDGRITHFVAGVGTGGTITGTGRYLREVSGDRVRIVGVDPEGSVYSGGTGRPYLVEGVGEDIWPGAYDPTVPHEIVAVGDAESFAMTRRLAREEGILVGGSSGMAVVGALRLARQLPADAVMVVLLPDGGRGYLGKIFNDGWMRSYGFSEVEEGETVADVLAARASRHGLPDLVHAHPTDTVLEAIGMMTEFEVSQLVVLSAEPPVMMGEVVGTVDEKGLLDLLFRGDAEPSDAVGAHAGERLPLIGIHAPVAQARAALADADALLVTEDGKPHTVLTRQDLLGYLSR; the protein is encoded by the coding sequence ATGAAGTACGCAGACTCCATCGTCGACCTCGTCGGCGACACGCCTCTGGTGAAGCTCCAGCACGTCACCGAGGGCATCGCGTGCACGGTGCTCGTGAAGCTCGAGTACCTGAATCCCGGCGGCTCGGCGAAGGACCGCATCGCCACCCGCATCATCGATGCCGCCGAGGCCGCGGGCCAGCTGAAACCGGGCGGCACCATCGTCGAGCCGACGAGCGGTAACACCGGCGTCGGGCTCGCCCTCGTCGCGCAGCAGCGCGGCTACCACTGCGTGTTCGTGGTCCCGGACAAGGTGGGGGAGGACAAGATCGACGTGCTCCGGGCGTACGGCGCGGAGGTCGTCGTCACCCCGACGTCGGTCCCGGCCGACAGCCCCGAGTCGTACTACAGCGTGAGCGATCGACTGGCGCGCGAGATCCCCGGCGCGTTCAAGCCGAACCAGTACGAGAACCCGAACGGGCCGCGCAGTCACTACGAGACGACGGGGCCGGAGATCTGGCGCGACACCGACGGCCGGATCACCCACTTCGTCGCCGGTGTGGGGACGGGCGGCACGATCACCGGCACCGGGCGCTACCTGCGCGAGGTGTCGGGCGACCGGGTGCGCATCGTCGGCGTCGACCCCGAGGGCAGCGTCTACAGCGGCGGCACCGGCCGGCCCTACCTCGTCGAAGGCGTGGGCGAGGACATCTGGCCGGGCGCCTACGACCCGACCGTGCCGCACGAGATCGTCGCGGTCGGTGACGCGGAGTCGTTCGCGATGACCCGCAGGCTCGCACGCGAGGAGGGCATCCTCGTCGGCGGCTCCAGCGGCATGGCGGTGGTTGGGGCGCTGCGCTTGGCCCGACAGCTTCCTGCAGATGCCGTCATGGTCGTGCTCCTGCCGGACGGCGGTCGGGGCTACCTGGGCAAGATCTTCAACGACGGGTGGATGCGCTCGTACGGGTTCAGCGAGGTGGAGGAGGGGGAGACCGTCGCCGACGTGCTCGCGGCGCGCGCCTCTCGGCACGGCCTTCCCGACCTCGTGCACGCCCATCCCACCGACACGGTGCTCGAGGCGATCGGGATGATGACGGAGTTCGAGGTGTCGCAACTCGTCGTCCTCAGTGCAGAACCCCCGGTGATGATGGGCGAGGTCGTCGGCACCGTCGACGAGAAGGGTCTGCTCGACCTGCTCTTCCGCGGCGACGCCGAGCCGAGCGACGCCGTCGGAGCGCACGCGGGGGAGCGGCTTCCGCTGATCGGCATCCACGCCCCGGTCGCCCAGGCGCGCGCCGCCCTGGCCGACGCCGACGCGCTGCTCGTGACGGAGGACGGCAAGCCCCACACCGTGCTGACCCGGCAGGATCTGCTCGGCTACCTCTCCCGGTGA
- the mpaD gene encoding daptide-type RiPP biosynthesis aminotransferase, which produces MSVPHALWTSMLPADTAFPPDRVTIGASGHRLFYADGSERLCATSGLWNVPLGFGNPAVTEAVSRATRDASYLSLFRAPHRYAEDAADALIALAGSERYRRVIFSTSGGAANDAAMKLARQYWAQQGSGSRSLVVGLRGSYHGTMYGSHVLSGDDLLQSVYGVDRRAVRHVSHTDDGAELAALVEREGSRVASVVVEPVLGSGAHALSGAFVRRLLELRERHGFLLVADEVATGFGRTGALFATDRWAAAPDVLIVSKALTNGAMGAAALLVGDRIATAFARGGWTFVHGETQAGTPACAAAVLAVIDELRRIDVETTTQALATTVHHLARTWQDDGIVTGVTGSGCFVGVGLRRPDGSPLSGADVLQVVSAIADSGVVVHPGPSSFQLIPGYGFTAAEVAETDRAVRAGLARVRQGAA; this is translated from the coding sequence ATGAGTGTGCCGCACGCGCTGTGGACGTCGATGCTCCCCGCTGACACCGCCTTTCCTCCGGATCGCGTGACGATCGGCGCCTCCGGACATCGCCTCTTCTATGCCGACGGCTCCGAACGCCTCTGCGCGACGAGTGGGCTGTGGAACGTTCCGCTCGGCTTCGGCAACCCCGCCGTGACGGAGGCCGTGAGCAGGGCGACGCGTGACGCCTCGTACCTCTCCCTGTTCCGTGCCCCGCACCGGTACGCCGAAGACGCCGCCGATGCCCTCATCGCCCTCGCGGGATCCGAGCGCTACCGGCGCGTGATCTTCTCCACGTCGGGCGGGGCCGCGAATGACGCCGCGATGAAGCTCGCGCGGCAGTACTGGGCGCAGCAGGGCTCGGGTTCGCGCTCCCTCGTCGTGGGGCTGCGCGGGAGCTATCACGGCACGATGTACGGCAGCCACGTGCTGAGCGGCGACGACCTGCTGCAGTCGGTCTACGGCGTCGACAGGAGAGCGGTGCGGCACGTGTCGCACACCGACGACGGGGCGGAGCTCGCGGCGCTCGTGGAGCGTGAAGGGTCCCGAGTCGCGTCCGTCGTGGTGGAGCCCGTCCTGGGCAGCGGTGCCCACGCGCTGTCCGGGGCCTTCGTCCGCCGCCTCCTGGAGCTGCGGGAGCGGCACGGGTTCCTGCTGGTCGCGGACGAGGTCGCGACGGGATTCGGGCGCACCGGTGCCCTGTTCGCGACCGACCGCTGGGCGGCGGCTCCGGACGTCCTCATCGTGTCGAAGGCGCTGACGAACGGCGCGATGGGGGCTGCGGCGCTCCTCGTCGGAGACCGTATCGCGACGGCGTTCGCCCGCGGCGGCTGGACCTTCGTCCACGGGGAGACGCAGGCGGGCACGCCGGCGTGTGCGGCCGCGGTCCTCGCCGTGATCGACGAGCTCCGCCGCATCGACGTCGAGACGACCACGCAGGCACTGGCGACGACGGTGCACCACCTCGCGCGGACCTGGCAGGACGACGGGATCGTCACCGGCGTCACCGGCAGCGGCTGTTTCGTCGGGGTGGGGCTCCGCCGCCCGGACGGGTCGCCGCTCTCCGGGGCCGACGTCCTGCAGGTGGTGTCCGCCATCGCCGACAGCGGCGTCGTGGTCCACCCCGGTCCCAGCTCCTTCCAGCTCATCCCCGGCTACGGCTTCACGGCGGCGGAGGTGGCCGAGACCGACCGGGCCGTTCGGGCCGGCCTGGCGCGCGTGCGGCAGGGAGCGGCATGA